From one Caldithrix abyssi DSM 13497 genomic stretch:
- a CDS encoding PorV/PorQ family protein, with protein sequence MEKRICTIFLFVFLSFTLSFGQKPYRVGTTAANFLEIGYGSAGSAMGDACVSSVSDVSAVYWNPAALAFLQKNEAQFVFQPWIADISTAFVATSVNIANIGTLGFHLIHAGYGNIEVTNLNAQEGTGEFYSADEYAFGITYARQLTNWFSFGATGKFIASKIWHVSASALALDLGVVVQTPFFSTTGQRKDGLRVAMSIANYGSRMRYDGLDLVYPIDPLPDENGNYADVPGQYRLSYWELPLIFRIGASLDVVKAEHHTLTLEVDALHPNNNSESVNIGGQYAFKIPTTGVFFLRGGFKGLFMDESQYGLTLGLGMIKYLMNNISLKVDYAFRDVGILGNVHSYSIGIVF encoded by the coding sequence ATGGAAAAAAGAATTTGCACCATATTTTTGTTCGTGTTCCTGTCGTTTACGTTAAGCTTTGGGCAAAAACCGTATCGTGTGGGAACAACGGCCGCCAACTTTCTGGAAATCGGATACGGTTCCGCAGGCAGCGCCATGGGAGACGCCTGCGTGAGCTCGGTGAGCGATGTTTCTGCGGTTTATTGGAATCCGGCGGCGCTGGCCTTTTTGCAAAAGAACGAGGCGCAGTTTGTCTTTCAACCATGGATTGCCGATATTTCCACGGCTTTTGTGGCCACCAGCGTCAACATCGCCAACATTGGCACCCTGGGCTTTCATCTGATTCATGCTGGTTACGGAAATATCGAGGTGACCAATTTGAACGCGCAGGAGGGCACGGGCGAATTTTACAGCGCCGACGAATATGCTTTTGGCATCACTTACGCCCGACAACTAACCAACTGGTTCTCCTTCGGCGCTACCGGAAAATTCATCGCCTCTAAAATCTGGCACGTTTCGGCCAGCGCGCTGGCCCTGGACCTGGGCGTGGTCGTTCAAACGCCGTTCTTTTCCACAACCGGGCAACGAAAGGATGGCCTGCGCGTGGCCATGAGCATCGCTAATTACGGTTCGCGTATGCGCTACGACGGCCTGGATCTGGTCTATCCCATCGATCCTTTGCCCGACGAAAACGGCAACTATGCCGATGTGCCCGGTCAATACCGCCTCTCTTACTGGGAATTGCCGCTCATCTTTCGCATCGGCGCCTCGCTGGATGTGGTTAAAGCGGAGCATCACACGCTTACCCTGGAAGTGGACGCCCTGCATCCCAACAACAACTCCGAATCGGTGAACATCGGAGGTCAGTACGCTTTTAAAATACCCACCACCGGCGTGTTCTTTTTGCGCGGTGGATTTAAAGGCCTGTTCATGGATGAATCGCAATACGGTTTAACCCTGGGACTGGGAATGATTAAGTATTTGATGAACAATATTAGCCTTAAAGTGGATTACGCCTTTAGAGACGTTGGCATTCTGGGCAACGTACACAGCTATTCAATCGGCATTGTATTTTGA
- a CDS encoding glycoside hydrolase family 3 N-terminal domain-containing protein, which translates to MKKLHLLLAIWLLIFYAAGSLFSAPNDEIEKKIQTLLSQMTLKEKVGQMTQITLEVVSLKRPDGSFVNSLDENKLRQAIVEYGIGSIINTGGAANTARNWLEMITIMQKMATQETRLGIPILYGIDAIHGSNYIKEATLFPQSIAMAATFNRQLSRREGEITALETRAVGIPWNFNPVLGLGRNPLWPRFWETYGEDVYLTSEMGRAYILGLQGEDGDISRADRVAACMKHYAGYSFPLSGHDRTPAWIPERLMREMFLTPFKSAVDAGVYTVMINSGEVNGVPAHSSAFLLTRVLREEWGFKGLAVSDWEDVKRLHDRDHVAASPEEAVKMAVMAGLDMSMVPFDFSFAEYLYQLVKKGEVPETRIDDAVANILRVKFQAGLFENPFPDPQRLQLIGKPEFAQVSLSAAREAITLLKNENNILPLQKDVKILVTGPTANSRAYLNGGWTYTWQGDDERYYPAHYKTILQAITEKAGQRNVVYVQGADIETQKDMGEAVQKARDVDVIVACLGEATYCETPGNINDLHLPAVQRELIHQLARTGKPIVLVLVEGRPRVINDIVPKTKGILMAYLPGPYGSEAIAEALFGEVNPSGKLPFTYPKHVNDLVCYDHTYLKEFDVNRYDPQWPFGYGLSYSEFEYRNLKLSQSRIKKGEALQISVEVENRGERAGKESVLLYVSDLYRSVTPPVKQLKGFQKIMLQPGEKRVVTFTLTADDLAFVGRDNQWIVEPGVFKVRIGDQTAQFELVE; encoded by the coding sequence ATGAAAAAACTACATCTACTTCTGGCGATCTGGTTGCTTATCTTTTATGCAGCAGGCTCTTTATTTTCTGCGCCAAACGATGAAATTGAAAAGAAGATTCAAACTTTGCTCAGTCAGATGACCTTAAAGGAAAAAGTGGGGCAGATGACGCAAATTACCCTGGAAGTAGTTTCTTTGAAACGGCCGGACGGGTCTTTTGTGAACAGCCTGGATGAGAACAAATTAAGACAGGCGATTGTCGAATATGGTATCGGTTCCATCATAAATACCGGCGGAGCGGCGAATACAGCCCGAAATTGGCTGGAGATGATAACCATCATGCAAAAAATGGCCACCCAGGAAACGCGGCTGGGTATTCCCATACTTTACGGAATCGACGCCATTCACGGGTCGAATTACATCAAAGAAGCTACGCTTTTTCCGCAGAGCATCGCCATGGCGGCTACCTTTAACAGGCAACTTTCACGCAGAGAAGGCGAAATTACGGCGTTGGAGACCAGAGCGGTCGGCATTCCGTGGAATTTTAATCCGGTACTTGGGCTGGGACGGAATCCTCTGTGGCCGCGTTTCTGGGAAACCTATGGCGAGGATGTGTACCTGACTTCAGAAATGGGCAGAGCGTACATTCTGGGCTTGCAGGGCGAAGATGGCGACATCTCCAGGGCGGATCGCGTGGCGGCCTGCATGAAACATTACGCCGGTTATAGCTTTCCTCTTTCCGGGCACGATCGTACGCCGGCTTGGATTCCGGAACGCCTCATGAGGGAGATGTTTCTCACGCCTTTTAAAAGCGCCGTGGATGCCGGGGTTTACACAGTAATGATCAATTCCGGCGAAGTCAACGGCGTTCCGGCCCATTCAAGCGCCTTTTTATTAACGCGCGTTTTAAGAGAAGAATGGGGCTTTAAAGGATTGGCCGTCAGCGACTGGGAAGACGTTAAACGCCTGCACGACCGCGACCATGTGGCTGCCTCGCCCGAAGAAGCCGTGAAAATGGCGGTTATGGCCGGTCTGGATATGAGCATGGTGCCCTTTGATTTCTCCTTTGCCGAATATCTTTATCAGCTCGTTAAAAAGGGCGAAGTTCCCGAAACCCGCATTGACGACGCTGTGGCCAACATTTTACGCGTTAAATTTCAGGCCGGACTCTTTGAAAATCCCTTTCCCGATCCGCAAAGGCTGCAACTGATCGGCAAACCTGAATTTGCGCAGGTTAGCCTGAGCGCCGCCCGCGAAGCCATTACTCTACTGAAAAACGAAAATAACATTTTGCCCCTACAAAAGGATGTTAAAATTCTGGTTACCGGTCCCACAGCCAATTCCAGAGCCTATTTAAATGGCGGCTGGACGTACACCTGGCAGGGGGACGACGAGCGCTATTATCCCGCGCATTATAAAACCATCTTACAGGCCATTACCGAAAAAGCAGGTCAGCGGAACGTGGTTTACGTACAGGGCGCTGACATTGAAACACAAAAGGATATGGGCGAGGCCGTTCAAAAAGCCCGAGATGTGGATGTAATCGTTGCCTGCTTGGGCGAAGCGACCTATTGTGAAACGCCCGGGAATATCAATGATTTGCATTTGCCTGCAGTCCAGCGGGAGCTGATTCATCAACTGGCCAGAACCGGCAAACCCATTGTGCTGGTGCTGGTGGAAGGGCGGCCGCGTGTGATCAACGACATTGTTCCCAAAACAAAAGGCATTTTAATGGCTTATCTGCCCGGACCTTACGGCTCCGAGGCCATCGCCGAAGCGCTGTTCGGAGAGGTAAATCCATCTGGCAAGCTGCCTTTTACCTATCCAAAACACGTTAATGATCTGGTTTGCTACGACCATACCTATCTCAAAGAATTTGACGTCAATCGTTACGATCCGCAATGGCCGTTTGGTTACGGATTGAGTTACAGCGAATTTGAATACCGCAACCTGAAACTCAGCCAATCCAGAATCAAAAAAGGCGAGGCCCTGCAGATCAGCGTTGAGGTTGAGAACAGGGGAGAGCGCGCCGGCAAGGAGAGCGTTTTGCTGTACGTAAGCGATCTGTATCGCTCAGTAACCCCGCCGGTTAAACAACTTAAAGGATTTCAAAAGATAATGTTGCAGCCGGGGGAGAAAAGGGTCGTTACCTTTACTCTAACCGCCGATGATCTGGCCTTTGTGGGAAGGGACAATCAATGGATCGTCGAGCCCGGGGTTTTTAAGGTTCGTATTGGGGATCAAACGGCGCAATTTGAGCTGGTGGAATAG
- a CDS encoding sodium:solute symporter family protein: MSAIGLTFIDWIVIAIYFAFVLGIGLYLKRFTKTQEDFFLAGRKNNSWVAGLAFLSANLGALELMGMTGNTFKYGMFVAHFYWIGAIPAMLFLGIYMMPFYYSSRISSVPGYLKLRFDEKTRVLNAISFAVMTLLVSGINLYAMALVLHTFLGWSWDVSMWASALTVAIYVSLSGLMSAIFTEIIQFFLIWFGLFLVTIMGIIEIGSVEEILARVPESFNTLWSTSASASQNGMMITWGGIVLGLGFVLSFGYWTTDFLVVQRAFSAKDLRSARMTPILASFFKMALPFIVIFGGLIAYVLAHDPHSGFQLLQDGNKINYDSALPLLIARYYPTGLIGLGVTALLAGFMAGQAGNISAFNTVWTYDIYRSVINKKATDEQLLWMGRAATIGGIILSVGTAYWAKSMPTIMDYMQAIFSWVNAPLFATMLLGMFVRWITPNGAFWGLLAGMVSSFSLFIAVKFDWLAKNVITLTDVSSDMAANFWRAWWAWLITFAVTVLVSFHTKKKQDEELVGLVIGLTEETVDQPVPLLKKPEFWALISLVVLVLLNIYFW, encoded by the coding sequence ATGAGTGCGATAGGCCTGACATTTATTGATTGGATCGTCATTGCCATTTATTTTGCCTTTGTGCTGGGCATTGGCCTTTACTTAAAACGCTTCACCAAAACACAGGAAGATTTTTTTCTTGCTGGAAGAAAAAACAACTCGTGGGTAGCCGGTCTGGCTTTTCTTTCTGCCAATCTGGGCGCCCTGGAATTGATGGGCATGACCGGCAATACTTTTAAATACGGAATGTTTGTCGCGCATTTTTACTGGATCGGCGCCATCCCGGCCATGCTTTTCCTTGGCATTTACATGATGCCGTTTTACTACAGCAGCCGAATCAGTTCGGTGCCGGGATACTTAAAACTGCGTTTTGACGAGAAAACGCGCGTTTTAAACGCCATCTCGTTTGCCGTGATGACGCTGTTGGTTTCCGGCATTAATCTGTATGCCATGGCCCTTGTTTTACACACCTTTTTGGGCTGGAGCTGGGATGTGAGCATGTGGGCATCGGCTTTAACAGTGGCCATTTACGTCAGTTTGAGCGGTTTGATGTCCGCCATCTTTACGGAAATTATTCAATTCTTTTTGATCTGGTTTGGTCTGTTTTTAGTAACCATTATGGGCATTATTGAAATTGGCAGCGTGGAAGAGATTTTAGCTCGCGTGCCAGAATCTTTTAACACTCTGTGGTCCACCTCTGCCTCTGCTTCGCAAAATGGAATGATGATTACCTGGGGCGGCATTGTTCTGGGGCTTGGTTTTGTGCTCTCATTTGGTTATTGGACGACCGATTTTCTGGTTGTTCAGCGCGCTTTTTCGGCTAAAGATTTACGTAGTGCGCGTATGACGCCGATTCTCGCTTCCTTTTTCAAAATGGCCTTACCTTTCATCGTCATTTTTGGCGGATTAATCGCGTATGTTCTGGCGCATGATCCCCATTCCGGCTTTCAATTACTGCAGGACGGCAATAAAATCAATTACGATTCGGCTTTGCCGTTGTTGATTGCGCGGTATTATCCCACCGGACTGATTGGGCTGGGCGTTACGGCTCTGCTGGCAGGCTTTATGGCCGGACAGGCCGGCAACATAAGCGCCTTTAACACTGTGTGGACTTATGACATTTACCGTTCGGTGATTAATAAGAAGGCGACAGACGAGCAATTGTTATGGATGGGACGGGCGGCGACCATCGGCGGTATTATCCTCAGCGTAGGAACGGCTTACTGGGCAAAGAGCATGCCGACCATTATGGATTACATGCAAGCCATCTTTTCCTGGGTAAACGCGCCTCTTTTTGCTACCATGCTTTTAGGGATGTTTGTGCGCTGGATTACTCCAAACGGAGCCTTCTGGGGCTTACTGGCCGGAATGGTCTCTTCGTTTTCGCTTTTTATTGCCGTAAAATTTGACTGGTTGGCCAAAAATGTTATAACGCTAACCGATGTTTCCAGCGACATGGCTGCCAACTTCTGGCGCGCCTGGTGGGCCTGGTTGATTACTTTTGCCGTTACCGTTTTGGTTAGTTTTCACACAAAGAAAAAGCAAGACGAAGAACTGGTAGGATTGGTGATCGGTTTAACCGAAGAAACAGTGGATCAGCCGGTGCCTCTGCTGAAAAAACCGGAATTCTGGGCTCTTATCTCATTAGTGGTTCTGGTGTTATTAAATATTTACTTCTGGTAA